Proteins encoded together in one Micromonospora kangleipakensis window:
- a CDS encoding acyl-CoA synthetase, with the protein MRHGSESLLLPALSGAFGDDADAIRVGDQRASREAVLSAATALADRIAGSDAVAIWATASMETVVAVVAGLLAGVPVVPVPPDSGPAERDYVLRDSAASLLLVPPTSEGTAPLAEVRVPVAAVDLSARSATSCPEPAPESTALILYTSGTTGAPKGALIPRQAIAADLDALADAWSWTPDDLLVHGLPLFHVHGLVLGVLGALRVGSRLAHTGRPRPDAYAAAAGTLYFGVPTVWSRVCADPSAARALSSARLLVSGSAPLPLPVFEQLAELTGQPPVERYGMTETLITVSSRADGERRPGFVGTRLAGVESRLVGEDGTPVAPDGESPGELQIRGPMMFSGYLNRPEANRESFTSDGWFRTGDVATIDPDGWHRIIGRASIDMIKSGGYRIGAGEVENALLAHPAVREAAVIGAPHPDLGQQVVAYVVADAVTEAQLIEFVAGRISAHKRPRQVHLIEQLPRNAMGKVQKKLLAGG; encoded by the coding sequence ATGCGACACGGGAGCGAATCCCTGCTGCTGCCGGCCTTGTCCGGCGCGTTCGGTGACGACGCGGACGCGATCCGGGTCGGGGACCAGCGGGCGTCCCGGGAAGCGGTGTTGTCCGCCGCCACCGCCCTCGCCGACCGCATCGCCGGCAGCGACGCGGTGGCGATCTGGGCGACCGCCAGCATGGAGACCGTGGTGGCGGTCGTGGCCGGCCTGCTCGCCGGGGTACCCGTCGTGCCGGTGCCGCCGGACTCCGGTCCCGCCGAGCGGGACTACGTGCTGCGGGACTCCGCCGCCTCGCTGTTGCTCGTCCCCCCGACCAGCGAGGGCACCGCGCCGCTGGCGGAGGTGCGGGTCCCCGTCGCCGCTGTCGACCTGAGTGCGCGCTCGGCCACCAGCTGTCCCGAACCCGCGCCGGAGAGCACCGCGCTGATCCTCTACACCTCCGGCACCACGGGAGCACCGAAGGGAGCCCTCATCCCGCGGCAGGCGATCGCCGCCGACCTGGACGCGCTCGCGGACGCATGGTCGTGGACTCCCGACGATCTGTTGGTGCACGGTCTCCCCCTGTTCCACGTGCACGGCCTCGTACTCGGTGTCCTGGGAGCACTCCGGGTCGGGTCCCGGCTGGCCCACACCGGCCGACCCAGGCCGGACGCCTACGCCGCCGCCGCCGGAACCCTGTACTTCGGCGTCCCGACCGTGTGGTCGAGGGTCTGCGCCGATCCGTCCGCCGCCCGAGCCCTGTCGTCGGCCCGGCTGCTGGTCTCCGGCAGCGCACCGCTGCCCCTGCCCGTCTTCGAGCAGCTCGCCGAGCTCACCGGACAACCGCCCGTCGAGCGCTACGGGATGACCGAAACGCTGATCACCGTCAGCAGTCGCGCGGACGGAGAGCGCCGGCCCGGGTTCGTCGGCACGCGACTTGCCGGGGTGGAGAGCAGGCTGGTCGGCGAGGACGGCACCCCGGTCGCGCCCGACGGTGAGTCCCCGGGCGAACTCCAGATACGTGGGCCGATGATGTTCAGCGGGTACCTCAACCGGCCGGAGGCCAACCGGGAGTCGTTCACTTCCGACGGCTGGTTCCGCACCGGGGACGTCGCCACCATCGACCCCGACGGGTGGCACCGGATCATCGGCCGCGCCTCCATCGACATGATCAAAAGTGGCGGGTACCGGATCGGCGCGGGCGAGGTGGAGAATGCGCTGCTCGCCCACCCCGCGGTCCGGGAGGCCGCGGTGATCGGCGCGCCCCACCCCGACCTCGGGCAACAGGTGGTCGCCTACGTGGTCGCCGACGCGGTGACCGAGGCGCAGCTCATCGAGTTCGTGGCCGGTCGGATCTCCGCGCACAAACGCCCGCGACAGGTCCATCTGATCGAGCAACTACCTCGCAACGCGATGGGCAAGGTGCAGAAGAAGCTGCTCGCCGGCGGGTGA
- a CDS encoding zinc ribbon domain-containing protein: MADQVIAVHWSDADLAVLAGGVGADGRRLPASGWMALRRLGWGAVAAAGVVVSDRVRRIAEEEAARALRLGCHRRAVVAALLATWPADPVARTGEEWSALRAALPEGTDNATIRNRTRQITAYVGVHGRLPAGLCELEGPPVVARQVSLAAADRQQVVVDRVDDRMMRVWSQLPTCAAPASYRDWVWHAFEVVLPAAVPAGVKVCSPTLRPRDGRVRVDLPWQTPHTPPPVDGHTRGLGVDWGVNTLLTATVADLDQDGSVVVDGRPLRFDATGVSARLVRLRRHREHLKTKADHLSRLRDGRPADAPADPALTGKLACLEAEHAAVCARIRHLNHALAWSAARWLVDHATAVGATVIYVENLATLEAGGRSRSLNRRLSGAVRGTVFTAVAHLAAQAGTAVVTVPARGTSSGCPRCGAAVTHVKTPQGRVAGYRWAICSCGLSLDRDHAAAERIAARGLANQTKTRRDRSGNAAIRTATDTPVRQRTRRPTPAATTRPVRDRCKTAPTRKQTRPTGAKTARLLPLRRQVPAPTDAPLRSAGKRPAGRTPQETNPPRTVRQVPHTVPTTAPRHPHRVRGAILGRGFHRHVHATPITHRDGGTGGMSGSMRIT; encoded by the coding sequence ATGGCCGATCAGGTGATCGCTGTGCATTGGTCGGATGCTGATCTTGCGGTGCTTGCCGGTGGGGTCGGCGCTGATGGGAGGCGTCTGCCGGCCAGTGGGTGGATGGCGTTGCGGCGGCTCGGTTGGGGTGCGGTGGCGGCGGCGGGTGTGGTGGTGTCGGACCGGGTTCGTCGCATCGCCGAGGAGGAAGCCGCCCGCGCTCTGCGGCTGGGATGTCACCGTCGTGCGGTGGTTGCCGCGCTGCTCGCGACGTGGCCGGCCGATCCGGTCGCCCGGACCGGTGAGGAATGGTCGGCGTTGCGGGCGGCGCTACCCGAAGGCACCGATAACGCGACGATCCGCAACCGCACCCGGCAGATCACCGCATACGTGGGCGTGCATGGGCGGCTGCCGGCGGGGTTGTGTGAGTTGGAGGGTCCGCCGGTTGTGGCGCGGCAGGTGAGCCTGGCCGCTGCCGATCGGCAACAGGTCGTCGTCGACCGGGTCGACGACCGCATGATGCGGGTGTGGTCGCAGCTTCCGACATGTGCGGCGCCGGCCTCATACCGCGACTGGGTGTGGCATGCCTTCGAGGTGGTGCTGCCGGCCGCCGTGCCTGCCGGGGTGAAGGTGTGCAGCCCGACGTTGCGGCCCCGCGACGGCAGGGTTCGGGTCGACCTGCCCTGGCAGACCCCCCACACGCCGCCGCCGGTGGACGGGCACACGCGTGGGCTGGGTGTCGACTGGGGGGTGAACACCCTGCTGACCGCCACCGTGGCCGACCTCGACCAGGACGGCTCCGTCGTGGTGGACGGGCGTCCGTTGCGGTTCGACGCGACCGGCGTGTCGGCGAGACTGGTGCGACTACGCCGCCACCGCGAACACCTCAAAACCAAAGCCGACCACCTGTCCCGGCTGCGTGACGGCCGGCCCGCCGACGCCCCCGCCGACCCGGCCCTGACCGGCAAGCTTGCCTGCTTGGAGGCTGAGCATGCGGCGGTGTGCGCCCGGATCCGGCATCTCAACCACGCGCTTGCCTGGTCGGCGGCGCGGTGGCTGGTCGACCACGCGACCGCGGTCGGCGCCACCGTCATCTACGTCGAGAACCTCGCCACGCTCGAGGCGGGTGGCCGGTCACGCAGCCTCAACCGGCGACTGTCCGGTGCGGTGCGCGGCACGGTGTTCACCGCCGTCGCTCACCTCGCCGCGCAAGCCGGTACCGCAGTCGTGACTGTTCCGGCGCGTGGCACGTCGTCGGGCTGTCCCCGCTGCGGCGCTGCGGTCACGCACGTCAAAACCCCACAGGGGCGCGTGGCCGGGTACCGGTGGGCGATTTGCTCGTGTGGCCTGTCACTGGACCGCGACCACGCCGCCGCGGAGCGCATCGCCGCCCGAGGTCTGGCCAACCAGACCAAAACCCGCCGCGACCGCAGCGGCAACGCCGCGATCCGCACAGCCACCGACACACCAGTCCGTCAGCGCACACGTCGACCAACCCCAGCCGCGACGACCAGGCCGGTGCGGGACCGATGCAAGACCGCACCCACCCGCAAGCAGACCCGACCTACAGGTGCCAAAACTGCACGCCTGCTGCCCTTGCGACGGCAGGTTCCCGCCCCGACAGACGCCCCCTTGCGATCTGCCGGCAAGCGTCCGGCGGGACGGACACCCCAGGAGACCAACCCGCCAAGGACGGTCCGCCAGGTGCCGCACACGGTTCCCACCACCGCCCCGCGACACCCCCACCGGGTCCGCGGGGCAATCCTCGGCCGCGGCTTCCACCGCCACGTACACGCCACCCCCATCACCCACCGGGACGGCGGTACAGGCGGGATGTCCGGCTCGATGAGGATCACATAG
- a CDS encoding DUF4383 domain-containing protein, whose protein sequence is MHSTLHLASALAAIYTGWVAPKELPARIYTWGIGLIYLVLCVVGWFIEGLFLDSHLAVPLGPVDNVFHLGPGVFALAVIGTNAARRPAEMPTA, encoded by the coding sequence TTGCACAGCACACTGCACCTTGCCTCGGCCCTCGCCGCGATCTACACCGGCTGGGTGGCACCGAAAGAGCTCCCGGCCAGGATCTACACCTGGGGTATCGGGCTGATCTACCTGGTCCTCTGCGTAGTCGGGTGGTTCATCGAAGGGCTCTTCCTCGACTCGCACCTGGCGGTCCCGCTCGGTCCGGTGGACAACGTCTTCCACCTCGGCCCGGGCGTCTTCGCCCTCGCCGTGATCGGAACGAACGCCGCGCGTCGACCTGCCGAAATGCCGACCGCGTGA
- a CDS encoding GntR family transcriptional regulator codes for MAERTTVTRPDGTARRIAHPPSLARLAADAVRKMILTGELQPGDRVVENQLTHQLGVSRPPLREALRVLEQEGLLVQQPRRGVIVVPITLHDVYEIFTLRDQLERMAVELGVPVRSPDRLERCRAALRDLEDAARAGDAATVTDRAFDFHLAVVGLAGHRRLEESYRSLSLQMRLCMGMNQRARVAGEGLWGIVERHRAILETLERGDPQEALEVLTDHGQHTFVLELGHSLDGRSAEAEAWLERLGRSRSDTAP; via the coding sequence ATGGCGGAGCGGACGACGGTGACGAGGCCGGACGGGACGGCCCGCCGGATAGCGCACCCGCCGAGCCTGGCGCGGCTCGCCGCGGACGCCGTGCGGAAGATGATCCTCACGGGCGAGTTGCAGCCGGGTGACCGCGTGGTGGAGAACCAGCTCACCCACCAGCTCGGGGTGTCCCGGCCGCCGTTGCGCGAGGCGTTGCGCGTGCTGGAGCAGGAGGGCCTGCTCGTCCAGCAGCCCCGGCGCGGGGTGATCGTCGTCCCGATCACCCTGCACGACGTCTACGAGATCTTCACGCTCCGCGATCAGCTTGAGCGGATGGCGGTCGAGCTCGGCGTACCCGTGCGATCGCCGGATCGTCTCGAGCGCTGCCGGGCGGCGCTACGTGACCTGGAGGATGCCGCCCGGGCCGGCGACGCCGCGACCGTCACGGATCGCGCGTTCGACTTCCATCTGGCCGTGGTGGGATTGGCCGGCCACCGCAGGCTCGAGGAGTCCTACCGCTCCCTGTCTCTGCAGATGCGGCTCTGCATGGGCATGAACCAGCGGGCCAGGGTGGCCGGCGAGGGGCTGTGGGGAATTGTCGAACGGCACCGCGCGATCCTGGAGACCCTGGAGCGCGGGGACCCGCAGGAGGCCCTCGAGGTGCTCACCGACCATGGGCAGCACACCTTCGTCCTCGAACTCGGCCACTCACTCGACGGCCGCTCGGCCGAGGCGGAGGCCTGGCTGGAACGGCTCGGCCGTTCCCGCTCCGACACCGCACCGTAG
- a CDS encoding enoyl-CoA hydratase/isomerase family protein gives MPSSPDSRSEVLVEQQGPALAVTFNRPRQRNAMTWAMYDGLYQACERADADDDVRVLVLRGAGEDAFVAGTDIRQFADFTGGADGVEYEKKITRVLDRLEDVNVPTVAAIRGYCVGAGLAIAAVCDLRLATPDARFGIPIARTLGNCLSMPTYALLLHHLGPARTLDLLLNATFYSGREAHAAGFVAESTEDLDAAVQQTVDRLAGHAPLTMWATKEAIRRLRRGRADGDDIVSRVYGSDDFRAAVQAFTAKQPTTWTGQ, from the coding sequence ATGCCCTCGTCGCCCGATTCCCGCTCCGAGGTCCTGGTGGAACAGCAGGGCCCGGCCCTCGCCGTGACCTTCAACCGACCCCGGCAGCGCAACGCGATGACGTGGGCGATGTACGACGGCCTGTACCAGGCGTGTGAACGGGCCGACGCGGACGACGACGTGCGGGTGCTGGTGCTGCGCGGGGCGGGCGAGGACGCCTTCGTCGCCGGCACCGACATCAGACAGTTCGCGGACTTCACCGGCGGCGCCGACGGGGTCGAATACGAGAAGAAGATCACGCGGGTGCTGGACCGGCTGGAGGATGTCAACGTACCGACGGTCGCGGCCATCCGCGGATACTGCGTCGGTGCGGGCCTGGCGATCGCCGCCGTGTGCGACCTACGACTCGCCACACCCGACGCGCGGTTCGGGATTCCCATCGCCAGGACCCTGGGTAACTGCCTGTCGATGCCCACCTATGCGCTGCTGCTGCACCACCTCGGGCCGGCCCGTACCCTGGATCTGCTGCTCAACGCGACGTTCTACTCCGGTCGGGAGGCGCACGCGGCCGGGTTCGTGGCCGAGTCCACGGAGGATCTCGACGCGGCCGTCCAGCAGACCGTCGACCGCCTGGCCGGGCATGCCCCGCTGACCATGTGGGCGACGAAGGAGGCGATCCGACGGCTACGCAGGGGCCGCGCCGACGGTGACGACATCGTCTCCCGGGTCTATGGCAGCGACGACTTCCGGGCCGCCGTCCAGGCCTTCACCGCCAAGCAGCCGACGACATGGACGGGACAATGA
- a CDS encoding class I SAM-dependent methyltransferase, translating to MRSRDNDVVRHDLILREFARQAGTFEDARLNGAFTRHLQRLVDFAGPDPEDVCLDVACGTGLVARALAVRTRHVTALDATPEMLETGKARADAEGMSNVVFQRGDAARLPFLDGSFSLVISRFSLHHVAEPDKVAAEMVRVCRAGGRVVVADMVIKPELPGDPDRVERLRDPSHGAMLGAEAIVRLLTSAGAAVETSDVFDVERPLRPWLEQAGTAGDVARQIEQELSEELSGADPTGMRPLTVDDELWFTQTWAHISVTVPS from the coding sequence ATGCGGTCAAGAGACAACGACGTGGTACGCCATGACCTGATCCTGCGGGAGTTCGCCCGGCAGGCTGGCACCTTCGAGGACGCGCGCCTCAACGGCGCCTTCACCAGACATCTTCAGCGCCTCGTCGACTTCGCGGGGCCGGACCCCGAGGACGTCTGCCTGGACGTCGCCTGCGGCACCGGACTGGTCGCCCGCGCGCTCGCCGTGCGCACCCGGCACGTGACCGCGCTTGACGCCACTCCCGAGATGCTGGAGACGGGCAAGGCGCGGGCCGACGCCGAAGGCATGTCCAACGTGGTGTTCCAGCGGGGCGACGCGGCGCGACTGCCCTTCCTCGACGGTTCGTTCTCGCTCGTGATCTCCAGGTTCTCGCTGCACCACGTGGCCGAGCCGGACAAGGTCGCGGCCGAGATGGTCCGGGTGTGCCGCGCCGGCGGGCGGGTGGTGGTTGCCGACATGGTGATCAAGCCGGAGCTGCCCGGCGACCCCGACCGGGTGGAGCGGCTGCGCGACCCGTCCCACGGCGCGATGCTCGGTGCCGAGGCCATCGTCCGGCTGCTCACGTCGGCCGGGGCAGCGGTCGAGACGTCCGACGTCTTCGACGTCGAGCGTCCGCTTCGTCCCTGGCTCGAGCAGGCCGGTACGGCTGGCGACGTCGCTCGTCAGATCGAGCAGGAGCTGTCCGAAGAGCTCTCCGGCGCCGATCCGACCGGCATGCGCCCGCTCACTGTGGACGACGAGCTCTGGTTCACCCAGACGTGGGCACACATCTCCGTGACCGTGCCGTCATGA
- a CDS encoding IclR family transcriptional regulator: MTESTPDLAADGTQPRGRVPGGVQSLERAFELLEIMADAGGVIGLSRLAQESGLALPTIHRLIRTLVDLGYVRQEPSRQYSLGPRLIRLGDSASHLLGTWSRPYLSRLVDALGESANLAMLDGDRVVYVAQVQSRQSMRMFTEVGRRVYPHCTAVGKALLAHLPPSDVHTLLERTGMPAQTEHTITEPRRFAEEIDRVRAQGYAMDDGEQEIGVRCVAVPVLGTSNRLAVSVSGPAPRMTPDVVERAVPLLRQAAADLADELSVPRTATADRIAG; the protein is encoded by the coding sequence GTGACCGAGTCGACCCCGGACCTGGCTGCCGACGGCACGCAGCCGAGAGGTCGGGTGCCCGGTGGCGTCCAGTCGCTGGAAAGAGCTTTCGAGCTGCTCGAGATAATGGCGGACGCCGGTGGCGTGATCGGACTGTCCCGGCTCGCCCAGGAGTCCGGGCTCGCGCTGCCCACCATTCACCGGCTGATCCGTACCCTGGTCGACCTCGGCTACGTCCGGCAGGAGCCGTCCCGGCAGTACTCCCTGGGTCCCCGCCTGATCCGGCTCGGCGACAGCGCGAGCCACCTGCTGGGCACCTGGTCCCGGCCGTACCTGTCCCGGCTCGTCGACGCCCTCGGCGAGAGCGCGAACCTCGCGATGCTGGACGGTGACCGCGTCGTGTACGTGGCGCAGGTCCAGTCCCGGCAGTCGATGCGGATGTTCACCGAGGTCGGACGGCGCGTCTATCCGCACTGCACCGCCGTGGGGAAGGCCCTGCTCGCCCACCTGCCGCCGAGCGACGTGCATACGCTCCTCGAGCGCACCGGCATGCCGGCCCAGACCGAGCACACCATCACCGAACCACGCCGGTTCGCCGAGGAGATCGACCGGGTACGGGCCCAGGGCTACGCCATGGACGACGGCGAGCAGGAAATCGGCGTGCGCTGTGTCGCCGTACCGGTGCTCGGCACCTCGAACCGGCTCGCCGTCTCGGTCTCCGGGCCGGCGCCACGCATGACGCCCGACGTGGTCGAGCGGGCCGTGCCGCTGCTGCGTCAGGCCGCCGCGGACCTGGCCGACGAACTCAGCGTCCCGCGTACCGCGACAGCGGATCGCATCGCCGGCTGA
- a CDS encoding CaiB/BaiF CoA transferase family protein, giving the protein MTNERTPPLTGVTVLEIGAFMAAPFAALQLADLGANVIKVEHSTGGDPVRQTGPFLGTESSPFVRINRNKRSVALDLKSPDARSAFLRLVERADVLVENLRPGAMRRLGLGYQDLREINPRLVYASASGWGQDGPLANLPGLDIMAQARSGLMSITGHPGGPPAKVGVPICDLVCGLYLALAVTAALRERDRSGAGQHIDVSLFEAGVSFAVWEAGKYFATGEVGGPMGSAHQSNAPYQAVHSSDGYVTIGATTPRNWQAFCEALGLTRLLADPRYADAFSRLENRAELIESIETVTSTMSTAEIIERLNKAGVPCAPIADYGEVFTDEHLAARGFFWDAPHPTLGSVRQLGSPMRMSETPVQRAGAGPVLGADTREVLLAAGCGAAEIDHLVASGAALAADVGGATTTSSAATTTTRR; this is encoded by the coding sequence ATGACCAACGAACGCACGCCGCCCCTGACCGGAGTGACCGTGTTGGAGATCGGGGCGTTCATGGCGGCGCCGTTCGCCGCCCTGCAACTCGCCGACCTCGGTGCGAACGTCATCAAGGTCGAGCACTCGACCGGCGGTGACCCGGTACGCCAGACCGGTCCGTTCCTCGGGACCGAGAGCTCGCCGTTCGTGCGCATCAACCGCAACAAGCGCTCGGTCGCCCTGGACCTCAAGTCGCCGGATGCGCGGTCGGCGTTCCTCCGACTGGTCGAGCGGGCCGACGTCCTCGTCGAGAACCTCCGTCCCGGCGCCATGCGCCGTCTCGGTCTCGGTTACCAGGACCTGCGGGAGATCAACCCCCGCCTGGTGTACGCCTCCGCCTCAGGCTGGGGGCAGGACGGGCCGCTCGCGAATCTGCCGGGGTTGGACATCATGGCGCAGGCGCGGAGCGGGCTGATGAGCATCACCGGCCACCCCGGCGGTCCACCGGCGAAGGTGGGCGTGCCGATCTGCGACCTGGTCTGCGGCCTCTACCTGGCGCTCGCGGTCACCGCCGCGCTCAGGGAGCGGGACCGCTCCGGAGCGGGGCAGCACATCGACGTTTCGCTGTTCGAGGCCGGAGTGTCCTTCGCCGTCTGGGAGGCGGGAAAGTACTTCGCGACCGGCGAGGTGGGCGGCCCGATGGGCTCGGCGCACCAGAGCAACGCTCCGTACCAGGCGGTGCACAGCAGCGACGGCTACGTGACGATCGGCGCCACCACCCCGCGCAACTGGCAGGCGTTCTGTGAGGCCCTCGGGCTGACCCGGCTGCTCGCGGACCCGCGCTACGCGGACGCGTTCTCCCGGCTGGAGAACCGCGCGGAGCTGATCGAGAGCATCGAGACCGTGACGAGCACAATGAGCACGGCGGAGATCATCGAGCGGCTCAACAAGGCCGGCGTGCCGTGCGCCCCGATCGCCGACTACGGCGAGGTCTTCACCGACGAGCACCTTGCGGCCCGCGGCTTCTTCTGGGACGCCCCGCACCCGACCCTCGGGTCGGTGCGCCAACTCGGCTCGCCGATGCGCATGTCCGAGACCCCGGTCCAGCGCGCGGGCGCGGGCCCCGTCCTCGGCGCCGACACCCGGGAGGTGCTGCTCGCCGCCGGTTGCGGCGCGGCGGAGATCGATCACCTCGTCGCCTCCGGTGCCGCCCTGGCCGCCGACGTGGGCGGCGCCACGACCACGAGCTCCGCCGCGACAACGACGACCAGGAGGTAG
- a CDS encoding gamma carbonic anhydrase family protein: MSTQPLVVDLGDRRPEIDPAAWAAPGCTIIGSVRLAAGASVWYGCVLRADTADISIGAGSNIQDGCVVHADPGFPTVVGSGVSVGHRAVLHGCTIEDDVLIGMGAVVLNGARIGSGSLVAAGAVVLEGAVVPPGSLVAGLPARVRRDLTAEERASIVRDAEGYADRARAHAAAMSLL, from the coding sequence GTGAGCACGCAACCGCTCGTCGTCGACCTCGGCGACCGCAGGCCGGAGATCGACCCCGCGGCATGGGCGGCCCCGGGCTGCACGATCATCGGCTCCGTACGGCTGGCGGCCGGTGCCAGCGTCTGGTACGGCTGCGTGCTGCGCGCCGACACCGCGGACATCAGCATCGGCGCCGGCAGCAACATCCAGGACGGGTGCGTCGTGCACGCCGATCCGGGCTTTCCGACGGTCGTGGGTTCGGGGGTCTCCGTCGGGCACCGCGCCGTGCTGCACGGCTGCACGATCGAGGACGACGTCCTGATCGGCATGGGAGCCGTGGTCCTCAACGGCGCACGGATCGGTTCCGGCTCGCTGGTCGCCGCCGGCGCGGTCGTGCTGGAGGGGGCGGTGGTTCCGCCCGGCTCGCTCGTTGCCGGGCTGCCCGCCCGGGTGCGGCGTGACCTCACGGCGGAGGAACGCGCGAGCATCGTGCGCGACGCCGAGGGGTACGCGGATCGCGCCCGTGCGCACGCCGCAGCGATGTCCCTGCTCTGA
- a CDS encoding beta-propeller domain-containing protein has product MGLALVVSLALLCGCTAERVPAPPRDRGVPAGGFRLVAFDSCAEALQQLKTAAKAYVGPWGFGPNGGIRTFDNGEQAGAPAAAKRADAGPGGNAPAPGDMAAGAAAPSYSGTNTHEAGVDEPDLVKTDGKRIVTVHRGKLYVIDPATRQLTGELKLAPGADGFGGAEDSLLLQGDRALVLLRERWAGIAKPAVPQGGGRPAPDGGFAPVPDDIVGPRLVMVDLSGAPKVIGEYRIDGNLVDARQVGMTVRVVVRSAPRLNLPYREQATDEQRTAANREIIDNATADDWLPRYEVTSGGRTSTGRVGCDRVRRPASYSGTSLVTVLSFDLGVATLGAGDPVTVIADGDTVYSNGPRLYVANDQRWRVLPMLTTRNVAPDPKDETTEIYQFDTSGADAPRYVAAASVPGWLINQYAMSEWDGHLRVATTSGRTWGNKPDSTSSVYVLRADGRSLTQVGKVTGLGKGERIHAVRFVGGTGYVVTFRQTDPLYTVDLRDPTAPKVSGELKINGYSAYLHPAGEGRLLGVGQEASDRGRVQGTQLSLFDVSDPTKPTRIAQYHVKQGHSEAEFDPHAFLYWPAERLVVVPLTVYGTGAVSSPGAVNDKKVAGSPGLPTNVAVALRVGDGGFTEVGTVDHTLRTGRPEHLAPIRRSLVVDGVLWTVSDAGLKATSLSTMKTLGWLRTA; this is encoded by the coding sequence ATGGGACTGGCCCTGGTCGTCAGCCTGGCCCTGCTCTGCGGCTGTACGGCGGAGCGGGTCCCCGCGCCACCACGTGACCGGGGAGTGCCGGCCGGCGGGTTCCGGCTCGTCGCGTTCGACTCCTGCGCGGAGGCGCTGCAGCAGCTCAAGACGGCTGCCAAGGCGTATGTCGGGCCCTGGGGGTTTGGGCCGAACGGGGGCATCCGTACCTTCGACAATGGGGAACAGGCCGGGGCGCCGGCCGCAGCGAAGCGGGCGGATGCGGGGCCCGGGGGCAACGCGCCAGCTCCGGGCGACATGGCGGCCGGGGCTGCCGCCCCCAGCTACTCGGGGACCAACACGCACGAGGCCGGGGTCGACGAACCGGACCTGGTCAAGACGGACGGCAAGCGGATCGTCACCGTCCACCGCGGCAAGCTTTACGTCATCGACCCGGCCACCCGCCAGCTGACCGGGGAACTGAAACTGGCACCCGGTGCCGACGGGTTCGGCGGGGCTGAAGACAGCCTGCTGCTACAGGGTGACCGGGCGCTGGTGCTGCTCCGCGAGAGGTGGGCCGGGATTGCGAAACCCGCCGTCCCGCAGGGAGGCGGGCGCCCCGCTCCGGACGGGGGCTTTGCCCCGGTGCCGGACGACATCGTCGGTCCCCGGCTGGTCATGGTCGACCTCTCCGGCGCGCCGAAGGTCATCGGCGAATACCGAATCGACGGCAATCTGGTGGACGCGCGCCAGGTGGGCATGACGGTCCGCGTCGTGGTCCGCTCCGCCCCGCGGCTGAACTTGCCGTACCGGGAACAGGCCACCGACGAGCAGCGCACCGCCGCAAACCGCGAGATCATCGACAACGCCACCGCCGACGACTGGCTGCCCCGGTACGAGGTCACCTCCGGCGGACGAACCAGCACCGGACGGGTCGGCTGCGACCGGGTGAGACGGCCGGCCAGCTACTCCGGCACGTCGCTGGTGACCGTGCTCAGCTTCGACCTCGGTGTGGCCACGCTCGGCGCCGGCGACCCGGTCACCGTGATCGCCGACGGCGACACCGTCTACAGCAACGGACCCCGGCTGTACGTCGCCAACGACCAGCGCTGGCGCGTGCTGCCGATGCTGACCACGCGGAACGTCGCACCCGATCCCAAGGACGAGACCACCGAGATCTACCAGTTCGACACCTCGGGGGCGGACGCCCCGCGGTACGTCGCCGCCGCGTCCGTACCGGGATGGCTGATCAACCAGTACGCCATGTCGGAGTGGGACGGGCACCTGCGAGTGGCCACCACCAGTGGCCGGACCTGGGGCAATAAGCCCGACTCGACGTCCAGCGTGTACGTCCTGCGCGCCGACGGCAGAAGCCTGACCCAGGTCGGCAAGGTCACCGGACTGGGCAAGGGGGAACGGATTCACGCCGTACGGTTCGTCGGCGGCACCGGGTACGTCGTCACCTTCCGGCAGACCGACCCGCTCTACACCGTCGATCTGCGTGATCCGACGGCGCCGAAGGTGAGCGGCGAACTGAAGATCAACGGGTATTCGGCGTACCTGCACCCGGCCGGCGAAGGACGGCTGCTCGGTGTCGGGCAAGAGGCGTCCGACCGGGGCCGTGTCCAGGGCACCCAGCTTTCGCTCTTCGACGTCTCCGATCCGACCAAGCCGACCCGGATCGCCCAGTATCACGTCAAGCAGGGGCACTCCGAGGCGGAGTTCGACCCGCACGCGTTCCTCTACTGGCCGGCCGAACGCCTGGTAGTGGTCCCACTGACCGTCTACGGCACGGGCGCCGTGAGCAGCCCTGGTGCGGTGAACGACAAGAAAGTCGCGGGCAGCCCGGGCCTGCCGACCAACGTGGCCGTGGCTCTGCGGGTCGGAGACGGCGGGTTCACCGAGGTCGGCACGGTCGACCACACGCTGCGCACGGGGCGTCCCGAGCATCTGGCGCCGATCCGCCGGTCACTGGTGGTCGACGGAGTGCTCTGGACCGTCTCCGACGCCGGCCTCAAGGCGACCAGCCTCTCCACCATGAAGACCCTCGGCTGGCTGCGTACGGCGTGA